ATGACGTGTGTAGCTTGTCATGGCGCTAATGGTGTGTCCATGGTGGATTTGTACCCGAACTTAGCAGGGCAAAAGGCTGCGTATTTAGTTAAGCAGATGAAAGCGTTTAAAGACGGAGATAGAAAAGATCCAACCATGGGCGCGATGGTTATGCCATTGTCGCCACAAGATATGGAAAACATTGCAGCGTATTACGCCAGTTTGAAATAGCGTATTAACAGTAAAATTTACCCTCCCTCGGGGTATGGCAGCTCACTGAGAGCTGCCTTTTTTGTTTGCCCAGCGAAGCTGGCAAACCCATTAGGCTGAAAGAAGCCTAAATCACCCTGATTGAGGGGAAGATAATCCGAATCGCAAGGGCGTTGCTGGCCAACGGCAGGGTTTGAAGGAAGCGATAGGAAGTTAACACGTACACAACGAAAGTGAACCTGATTCGGCAATTTAGGTGGGTAAGCGTGCAAAATAGCGTGAAGCCCGATACTCAATCAGACCTAGATTGTGCTTGAGGGTGGCATTGTTAACAGGGAGCCAGTGCAGTAACTGGGGAAGCCTGACATCACATCCGAGCAAACGTCGGAAGCATAAACTCAAGGCGAGAGCCAAGATCTATGTTGGTGCGAGGTGGCAGATGAATCCGTAGTAGTGAGTAAAGCTCGGCCGGTGAAGCCCAGTAATGGTGTGGAGGATAAAACTGAGCTGACCATCAGTAACACGTCTGATGGGACAACATTTTGCCAAAAGCAATCTGGTGTTGCGAAGGGATGAAGTACATTTTAAGTCTGTGATGAGCAGATGTTTTTTTTTTTCAGTGGTATACAAGTTGATTAGCTATCGAGGTATTCCGTCTCGGTCTTTGTGAAAGCAAAGCACTGAAGCGAGAAACCGTACAAGGGAGTAACTCTGACTCACTCTAGTAAATTGCCATTGAGCTAGAAGGCTAGAGAGTGGAGTGAAATACACCAACACTGTGAGAGAGCATTTGTCCCCACACGGCACACAATCTAAAGGAAAAAGTTGAGAGTTTACTACAGTTTATATGGTCACTTGCTCCACAAAGAGCGACTCTATAAAGGATTTAAAAAAGTGTGGAAAGCGAAAGGCGCGGCCGGAATAGATAGGCAGAGCCTAAGCGATTACGCCCAAAATCTGAGTGATAACCTAGATCAACTTCTTCTGGAACTCAAAACCAAGCGATACACCCCTCAACCCGTCAGACGGGTAGAAATACCGAAAGATGATGGTGGGGTGCG
This DNA window, taken from Vibrio tapetis subsp. tapetis, encodes the following:
- a CDS encoding c-type cytochrome — translated: MNKNLWVLAVSALSVFGASSVLAADVAAGKAKTMTCVACHGANGVSMVDLYPNLAGQKAAYLVKQMKAFKDGDRKDPTMGAMVMPLSPQDMENIAAYYASLK